The following proteins come from a genomic window of Gottfriedia acidiceleris:
- a CDS encoding PH domain-containing protein translates to MYEPKRQHPAYILTVFLEQIKNVLIPLIILLVSGGKGSMFQYLFAAVLIVFPVASAIIKWYRFTYYITEDEFRIRSGLFVIENTFIQKERIQSFSINAGFIQQLFNVVSVRIETAGGKKAEGILNAIPKEVALSLKNEVLNSKKKKVGLVVAEENSVQAVPLVDISLTIETRKLFLAGITSFEVGIAFAVLASLFSQIEDLLPHSIYVAIYNQIQTFTYMMFFIVFLGSLLLSLIFSTIRYILKFANFTVQRSDDRIIITRGLFEKNEFTVSLKRIQGVVIKEGIIRQLFGYSTVYVEAVGMGDKQEQGRHVLHPFIKTKDVHLFLKNFIPSINYDEISNRAPKRARKTYYSRMIITFFLIASGIILLPFVHFWAYGIVLIGLFIGELGFRNAGFTLLDRTVIIQSGYFSRTTAILPKERIQVLIGEQSFLQKRVKLKSIYITILSSQFGRTYQVRHLDEKDVNRMVGWFS, encoded by the coding sequence ATGTATGAGCCAAAAAGACAACATCCAGCTTATATACTTACCGTATTTTTAGAGCAAATTAAAAACGTACTTATACCACTTATTATACTTTTAGTTTCAGGTGGTAAAGGGTCAATGTTTCAATATTTATTTGCTGCTGTTCTGATTGTTTTTCCAGTTGCTTCAGCAATCATAAAATGGTATCGATTTACCTACTATATAACTGAAGATGAATTTAGAATTCGTTCGGGATTATTTGTTATCGAAAATACATTTATTCAAAAAGAACGTATTCAGTCTTTTTCAATTAATGCTGGATTTATTCAACAGCTTTTTAATGTGGTGAGCGTACGAATTGAAACAGCTGGTGGGAAAAAAGCTGAAGGTATATTAAATGCAATACCTAAGGAAGTGGCACTTTCATTAAAAAATGAAGTATTAAACTCTAAAAAGAAAAAAGTAGGTTTGGTTGTAGCTGAGGAAAATAGTGTACAAGCAGTACCTTTAGTAGATATAAGTTTAACAATTGAAACAAGAAAACTTTTTTTAGCTGGAATCACTTCCTTTGAAGTTGGAATAGCTTTTGCCGTGTTAGCATCATTATTTTCACAAATCGAGGATTTACTTCCACATAGTATTTATGTGGCAATATATAATCAAATACAAACATTCACTTACATGATGTTTTTTATTGTATTTTTAGGTAGTTTATTACTTTCCCTAATTTTTTCAACCATTCGCTATATATTGAAATTTGCTAACTTTACTGTCCAAAGAAGTGATGATCGAATTATTATTACTAGAGGGTTATTCGAAAAAAATGAATTTACGGTATCGTTAAAACGAATTCAAGGAGTAGTTATAAAAGAAGGGATCATTCGTCAATTATTTGGCTATTCTACAGTCTACGTCGAAGCTGTTGGAATGGGGGATAAGCAGGAACAAGGTAGACATGTTCTACATCCATTTATTAAAACAAAGGATGTCCACTTATTCCTAAAAAATTTTATTCCTTCTATTAATTATGATGAAATATCAAACCGAGCACCAAAAAGAGCTAGAAAAACGTATTATTCAAGAATGATTATTACTTTTTTTCTAATAGCAAGTGGAATTATATTACTTCCATTTGTTCATTTTTGGGCTTATGGGATTGTTTTAATTGGTCTATTTATTGGGGAATTAGGATTTAGAAATGCAGGCTTTACATTATTAGATCGAACTGTGATCATTCAGTCTGGTTATTTCTCAAGAACAACTGCGATTTTACCAAAAGAGCGAATACAAGTATTGATCGGTGAACAAAGTTTCCTTCAAAAAAGAGTGAAACTAAAATCTATTTATATTACGATTCTATCAAGCCAATTTGGTCGTACTTATCAGGTAAGACATTTAGATGAAAAAGACGTAAATCGAATGGTTGGTTGGTTTAGTTAA